In Rutidosis leptorrhynchoides isolate AG116_Rl617_1_P2 chromosome 2, CSIRO_AGI_Rlap_v1, whole genome shotgun sequence, one genomic interval encodes:
- the LOC139893999 gene encoding large ribosomal subunit protein eL24 — MVLKTELCRFSGQKIYPGRGIRFIRSDSQVFLFANSKCKRYFHNKLKPSKLTWTAMYRKQHKKDIAQEAVRKRRRTTKKPYSRAIVGATLEVIQKKRSEKPEVRDAAREAALREIKERIKKTKDEKKAKKAEVVSKQKSQGKGGNVPKGKGPKLGGGGGKR; from the exons ATGGTTCTCAA GACTGAGTTATGCCGATTTAGTGGCCAGAAGATTTATCCTGGTAGGGGTATCAGATTCATCAGATCTGACTCACAG GTCTTTTTGTTTGCGAATTCAAAATGTAAGAGGTACTTCCACAACAAGTTGAAGCCCTCAAAGCTTACATGGACTGCAATGTACCGAAAGCAGCACAAAAAG GACATTGCTCAAGAAGCCGTGAGGAAGAGGCGTCGCACAACCAAGAAGCCATATTCAAGGGCTATTGTTGGAGCTACCCTGGAAGTTATTCAAAAGAAAAGAAGCGAGAAGCCTGAAGTTCGTGATGCTGCTAGGGAGGCTGCTCTTCG TGAGATCAAGGAAAGGATCAAGAAAACCAAGGATGAGAAGAAGGCGAAGAAAGCAGAAGTGGTATCGAAACAAAAGTCACAAGGAAAAGGTGGAAATGTGCCTAAAGGTAAGGGACCTAAGCTTGGAGGTGGTGGTGGAAAGCGTTGA